The nucleotide sequence TGAGCGGACTCCCGGCGAGCCCGGTCAGCGGGCCGCGGTGGAGCCCCCGTCGGCCGGCGGGGTGGGGTCGGACGGGCCGGACGGTCCCGCGCCCTCCTCCCCCGAGGACGCCGCCGAGGAGTGCTTCCCGTGGTGCTCGTCCTGCGCCTCGTGGGCGCCGTGGGCGGCGTGCTCGGCCTCGTGCTCGCCCTTGCCGAAGGGCAGCAGCTCCCAGACCAGCACCAGGACGGCGCCCCAGGCCAGGCCCAGGACGGCGGAGAAGAAGGTGTTCGTGAGCCAGGCGAGCGCCGCGCCGAGACCGCCGGGGACGGCGTCGTGCACGAGCACCTCCACGTGGTGGACGGCCTCGTACGGGGCGTGCCAGCCCAGGTCGTCGAGGCCGACGAGGACGATGTGCCCGCCCACCCAGATCATGGCGGCGGTGCCCACGACCGAGATGACCGTGAGCAGCCCGGGCATGCCCTTCACCAGGCCGTGGCCGATCTTCTGCGTGGTCGGGGAGGACCGTCCGGCCAGGTGCAGGCCGAAGTCGTCCATCCGGATGATCAGCGCCACCACCCCGTAGACCAGGACGGTGATGCCGATGGCCACGACCACCAGGATGGCCGCCCGCGAGAGCAGCGGCTCGCCGGCCACCTCGTTGAGGGAGATGACCATGATCTCGGCCGAGAGGATCAGGTCGGTGCGCACCGCGCCCCCGACCATCGTGTCCTCCGCGTCCTTGCCCTTCTCGACCACGGGGGTCTTGGTCTTGGCCCCGTGGCCCGAGATCTTCGACCAGATCTTCTCGGCCCCCTCGAAGCACAGGTAGCTGCCGCCGAGCATGAGGATCGGGGTGAGCAGCCACGGCGCGAACTGGCTCAGCAGCAGGATGACCGGGAGGATGAAGATGAGCTTGTTGCGCAGCGAGCCCTTGGTGATGCGCCAGATGATGGGCAGCTCGCGGGCCGGGGAGACGTCCTGGACGTACTGCGGGGTCACGGCGGTGTCGTCGACGACGACGCCGGCGGCCTTCATGCTCGCCCGGCCCGCCGCCGCGCCGATGTCGTCCACGGAGGCGGCGGTGACGCGGGCCAGGGCGGCGACGTCGTCCAGCAGGGCCATCAGACCGCCGCTCATCGGAGGGCCTCCGGCGCGGTCTCAACAGGGGCGGGCGGAGCCGCGGTGGTGATCAGCATGATGACAGAGTAGGGCCTCGGACGCCCGGATGCTCCCGCGCGGGACGAACGGGCACCGATGTCCTGCCGTTCCGCGGAGCCGGTGCCGTGCGCCCGGCGCCGGACCGTCCACCCCCGACCAGGTAGCACCGACCAGGAGGCACCCCGCATGGACCCCGTTCACCCTGCCGCCGGACCGGCGGGGGCGCGACCGCCCGCGCCGTCGCCCGCTCCGCACGTCGTCGTCCTCCCCGGCGGCGGGTACGCCCGGCACGCGGACCACGAGGGCGAACCCGTGGCCGAGTGGCTCCGCGGCCTCGGCCTCTCCGCCGGCGTCCTCCGCTATCCCGTGCACGCCAGGCACCCCGCCCCCGTGGACGCGGTGCGCGCCGAGGTGCGCCGGGTCAGGGCGGCCGGGGCCGGGCGGGTCGTCCTGCTGGGGTTCTCCGCCGGCGGGCACCTGGCCGGGCACGCCGCGCTCACCGCACCGGCCTCGGGGCCCGAGCGGGTCGACGCCGTGGTCCTGGGCTACCCGGTGGTGTCCATGCAGCTCGACACGCACCGGGGGTCGCAGGAGGAGCTCCTGGGCCCGGGGCCCGCCGCCGAGGTGCGGGCGGCCACGTCCCTCGACCGGCTGGTGACCCGGGCCGCGCCGCCCTTCTTCGTGTGGCACACCGCCGACGACGCGTCCGTGCCCGTGCAGCACTCCTACCTGCTGGCCCAGGCGCTGGCGCGCCGGGGCGTGCCCCACGCCCTCCACGTCTTTCCCCGCGGACCGCACGGTCTCGGACTGGCCGGCGGCACCGGTGAGCCCGCGGCCTGGCCGGCGCTGTGCGCCGCGTGGCTGGCCGGCCTGGCGGAGGACGTCACGCCGCCCGCCGCCCGGTGAGGCCTGTCGGCCGCCGACGCACCCTCGAGCAGGCCCACCCGCCCGGGGTCCGGCCGCCGCCCCTCCGGTCCGCGCCGCGGCGTGGCGCTCCTCGGCGCGGACCGGAAGACGGACCGGCTCACGCGGCCAGCACGCGCGACCTGGGGACGCGGCGCCGCCCGGACCCGGCCTGCTCCACGAACGCGGAGAACAGCCGCCCCCGGTCCGCGGCCGAGCCGTGGGAGTCCTCCGGGTGCCACTGCACCCCGACGGCCCAGGTGCGGTCCAGGTGCTCCGTCGCCTCGACCACGCCGTCCTCGGCCACGGCGGTGACGCGCAGCTCGGGGGCCACGACCCCTATGGCCTGGTGGTGGCCCGACCGGACGGTGAGCCGCCGGCCGCCGAAGACGGCGGCCAGCCTGCTCCCGGGCTCCAGGGCGACCTCCTCCTCGGGGCACACCGGGTCCCCCGGCGCACCGCGGTGTCCGTGGCCGGTGCCGGGATCAGGGACGAGAGTTCCCCCGCAGGCCAGGTTGAGCAACTGGGCCCCCCGTCCGATCGCCAGCAGCGGGGCGTCGCGGTCGAGGCTCTGCTCGAGGAGGTCCACGGTGTAGAGATCGGCGCGCCGGTCGACCCCGTACCCGTTGGGCACGGGCCCGCCCGCCCCGTAGAGGGCAGGGTCGACGTCCCCTCCTCCGAGCACCAGCACCGCGTCCGCGGAGGCGGTGACGGCGGGGTCCGGCAGCTCCCGGGCACTGGAGTCGACCAGGATCGGCCGGGCCCCGGTGTTGACCAGGCACTGCAGCGCGGTGCGGGTGCGGCGGCGCATCAGGTCCCGGGTCTGCGGGGTGAGGCCCGGGAAGTTCAGCGACACCACGGTCGCCACGGTGGGCGCACTGGCACGGAGGCTCCACAGTCCTACGGGAGTCACCTCGTGCGCATTCAGATGAACGGCCTGTCGGTTCATGCTGTCATCTCCTGTTCGATCATGAGGTCCTCGCTCCGTGCCGGGTGGCGGGCGCACGCGGCGCCGCCGGGGCGGTCGGAGGGAGGAGGAGTTCAGGCCCGAAGCGTTTTCGGGGGCACCTGGTGAGTTGTTGCGGAGCTGAACGGTGGCGGTGGAGCCGACCGGGATGGGAGCGGCGGACACCGGGGTGAACGGCGGTCGCCCTTCACGCGATGCACCGGGGAAGTTCGCGTC is from Kocuria rosea and encodes:
- a CDS encoding alpha/beta hydrolase; translation: MDPVHPAAGPAGARPPAPSPAPHVVVLPGGGYARHADHEGEPVAEWLRGLGLSAGVLRYPVHARHPAPVDAVRAEVRRVRAAGAGRVVLLGFSAGGHLAGHAALTAPASGPERVDAVVLGYPVVSMQLDTHRGSQEELLGPGPAAEVRAATSLDRLVTRAAPPFFVWHTADDASVPVQHSYLLAQALARRGVPHALHVFPRGPHGLGLAGGTGEPAAWPALCAAWLAGLAEDVTPPAAR
- a CDS encoding gamma-glutamyl-gamma-aminobutyrate hydrolase family protein, which codes for MVSLNFPGLTPQTRDLMRRRTRTALQCLVNTGARPILVDSSARELPDPAVTASADAVLVLGGGDVDPALYGAGGPVPNGYGVDRRADLYTVDLLEQSLDRDAPLLAIGRGAQLLNLACGGTLVPDPGTGHGHRGAPGDPVCPEEEVALEPGSRLAAVFGGRRLTVRSGHHQAIGVVAPELRVTAVAEDGVVEATEHLDRTWAVGVQWHPEDSHGSAADRGRLFSAFVEQAGSGRRRVPRSRVLAA
- a CDS encoding DUF808 domain-containing protein, with product MSGGLMALLDDVAALARVTAASVDDIGAAAGRASMKAAGVVVDDTAVTPQYVQDVSPARELPIIWRITKGSLRNKLIFILPVILLLSQFAPWLLTPILMLGGSYLCFEGAEKIWSKISGHGAKTKTPVVEKGKDAEDTMVGGAVRTDLILSAEIMVISLNEVAGEPLLSRAAILVVVAIGITVLVYGVVALIIRMDDFGLHLAGRSSPTTQKIGHGLVKGMPGLLTVISVVGTAAMIWVGGHIVLVGLDDLGWHAPYEAVHHVEVLVHDAVPGGLGAALAWLTNTFFSAVLGLAWGAVLVLVWELLPFGKGEHEAEHAAHGAHEAQDEHHGKHSSAASSGEEGAGPSGPSDPTPPADGGSTAAR